DNA from Dietzia lutea:
GCCGGCACCCCGCTCGAGGCGCTGACGGACGGCCGCGACGCCCTCCTGGCGGTGGGGATGAACGGTGAGCCGCTGCCGTTCGAACACGGCTACCCGGTCCGTCAGATCGTTCCCGGCCTCTACGGGTACGTCTCGGCGACCAAGTGGGTAGTGGACTGGGAGGTCACCCGCTTCGACCAGGCCAGCGCGTACTGGACCGACCGCGGGTGGGCGGAGCGCGGCCCGATCCGCACCGCCAGCCGCATCGACCGGCCCGCCCCGCTCGCGGAGTTGCCGCCCGGTCCGACGGTCGTCGCCGGGACCGCGTGGGCACAGCGCCGCGGCATCGACCGCGTGGAGGTGAGGGTCGACGACGGGCCGTGGCAGGACGCCCGGCTGGCGGAGGAGTACTCGGTGGACACCTGGCGCATGTGGTCGTGGGTCTGGGACGCCGAGCCGGGTCTGCACACGCTGCACGTCCGTGCCACCGACTCGACCGGTGAGGTCCAGCCGGAGGAACGCAGGGACCCCGTTCCCAGCGGCGCCACCGGCTGGCACAACCGCACGTTCCGGGTGGCGACGGCATGACCCTCCAGGCGACCCGCAGACCGCCGGCGCGGCCACCGGCTCGACCACCCGCGCCGCCGTCGCGCGGCCCGGACCCGGTTGGCACTAGACTGGCCACCGTGTCCGAGCCAGTCGCCCCGCCACTGACCGACCCGGGGAGCCTGCTCGAGCTGGCCGCGTCCGGTGATCTCCAGGCCTTCGGTCGCTTCTACGACCTCATGGCCCCACGTGCCTACGGGCTCGCCCTACGGGTTCTGCGCGACCCGGGCTACGCCGAGGAGACGGTGCAGGAGGTGTTCCTGCAGGTCTGGAAGCAAGCGGCCGACTACCGGCCATCGCTCGGGTCCGTCCAGTCCTGGGTGCTGACCATCACGCACCGCCGGGCCGTGGACAGGGTCCGCTCCGAGACGTCGGCCGCCCGGCGCGACGAGATCGATGCCGCGACCGGTTCCATCCACGGCGACGATGTCGCCGAACAGGTCACGGAACAGATCTCCCGCGACGAGGACGCCGCGGAGGTGCGCAGGTGTCTGGAGACGCTGACCGGCAACCAGCGCGAGTCCATCGAGATGGCCTACTTCTCCGGCCTGACGTACCGCGAGGTCGCCGACCAGCTCAGTTCCGCACTGCCCACCATCAAATCGAGAATCCGCGACGGGCTCCGTCGCCTGAAGAACTGCCTGGGAGGTGAGCTGTCATGAGCGTCTCTTACCACGATCATCCGTCGACCCCTGACAGCGTCCGCCCCGAGGACCTCGACCTCTACGCCCTGGACGCACTGCCCGAGCACGAGGCCGACGCCGTCGAGGCCGCGCTGGTGGGTGCCGCGCCCGAGGAGCAGTCGTCGATGCTCGCGCACATCGCCTCGACCCGCGAGGTCATGGCCGGACTCGTGGCCGACGCCGGCCTCGACGCCGCGCCTCCCGCGCATCTGCGGGAGCGCATCCTCGA
Protein-coding regions in this window:
- the sigK gene encoding ECF RNA polymerase sigma factor SigK, with product MSEPVAPPLTDPGSLLELAASGDLQAFGRFYDLMAPRAYGLALRVLRDPGYAEETVQEVFLQVWKQAADYRPSLGSVQSWVLTITHRRAVDRVRSETSAARRDEIDAATGSIHGDDVAEQVTEQISRDEDAAEVRRCLETLTGNQRESIEMAYFSGLTYREVADQLSSALPTIKSRIRDGLRRLKNCLGGELS